TCCTCGCCGCGTACGCCGCAAGGTCCGTGCGCTCCATAGAATGCGCCTCTGTCATCAATCATTCCTCCAGCATAAAAAAAAGTTCGTCATGGGCCAGTCTGGGGATAAAGCGGCAGGACGTCCCCTCCCCCCATGCGCGGGAGGGACAGGGTGGGGGGGAAGGCGCCACCAGTTCAGCCTATGGCAGCTTCACCCACCCCCTGTCCCCCTCCCGTCAAGGGAGGAGGGACCTCACGCTCTACCTCCCCCGTCACGTCGGCCGCACGGCTTTGTAGGCCGGGATAAGCCGAAGGCGTTCCCGGCATCTCCCGCGGCGCCGCGGATGAATCTACCACAACACGCGACAGTTACAAAAGCCTAAGAAAAAGCTTTTATGGTGCAGGAGTGGACGGCTGTCAACCGGAAAGTTGCCATTGACGGGGTGCGCCCCCCGTGCTACAAGGGACCCTTTCCGCCTTTACCTGTTAATGATAAACGATGAGACAATGCCTTTTCACGGATCAGGCAAGGTATACGTGGTAGCCGAAGGGGTTACGCTGTGCCATAATCGCGCGGTCTGACCACCCGACCTTTGGCAGGGGGCAGAGCGGCAAGGGGAGTAGCGAAAGTGCGCATAATCGCCGGAGTGGCACGGGGACAAAAGCTCAACGCACCGAAGGGGATGCGGGTGCGCCCGACCGCCGACCGGGTGAAGGAAGCGCTTTTCAGCATCATCGCCAGCCGTCTCGGGAGCTTCGAGGGACTTCGCGTCCTGGACATCTTCGCCGGCACCGGAAACCTCGGCATCGAGGCCCTGAGCCGCGGCGCGGGCTACGCTCTCTTCATCGATTCCCATCGCGATTCCGTGACTGTCTTGAAGCAGAACCTGCAGCAGGTGAAGCTGGCAGAGAAGGCAAAGGTACTGGCGCAGGATGCGGTCGCCGCGCTGAGAGCCGCTTCGGTCACCGAGGCGCCCTTCGACCTCGTACTGCTCGATCCCCCGTACCGCCAGGGACACGCCGAGCGCGTGCTGGAAGTACTCGGGGCGTCCCCCCTTGTCTCTGAGGAAACGCTCGTCGTTGCAGAGTTCGCAAAGGGGGAAACTATCCCCGTATCCTTCGGGCGGCTGCAGGAGATCGACAGAAGGAACTATGGCGACACGGTCCTCTCTTTCCTGGTGCTGGGGACGGAAGAAACGGAGCCGGAGCCTTCCGAGGTCGAATAAATGTGATATTGTCCGCTAAACTTTTAAGGAGGGAGATTTTCCCCCTCTGGCGGACCGGCACGAAAGTCATCAGGCCTTGTCCGCGTGAAAATTCCCCTTTTCTGCCTCAACCTGATTACAAAGAGGTAAACAGTGTCCCCGAAAATAGCTGTATATCCAGGCTCTTTCGATCCCATCACCTATGGTCACCTGGACATAATCGAGCGCTCCCTGCAGGTCTTCGATCGCGTCATCGTCGCGGTCGCCATAAACTCCACCAAAAAATCGCTCTTTTCCATCGAGGAACGCACGGCGCTTCTGAACGAGGTACTGAAGGACGAGCCGCGGGTGCGGGTCGACTCCTTCAGCGGGCTCCTCGTGGACTACGTCAACTCCCAGGGAGCCGAGGTTATCGTCCGAGGGTTGCGGGCGGTCTCCGACTTCGAGTTCGAATTCCAGCTGGCCCAGATGAACAGAAGCCTCGCGCAACATATCCAGACTCTCTTCATGATGACCTCCGTCCCCTACAGCTTCCTCTCGTCTTCCATCATCAAGGAAGTCAGCTCACTTAATGGATCCGTTGACGGCATGGTGCCTCCGCTGGTAAAGGCGGCACTCGATGCCAAATTCAAAAGATAAATAGGCCAAGCAGCACATTTGTCGACACAAGGAGACAGCAATGAAACTTGCAGACCGCGTGAACAAGATCCAGCCCTCACCCACACTCGCCATCGACGCAAAGGCAAAGGCTCTCAAGGCCCAGGGCGTTGACATCGTCGGCTTCGGCGCCGGCGAGCCGGATTTCGACACCCCCGCCAACATCAAAGAGGCGGCGAAAAAGGCGATCGATGCCGGCTTCACCAAGTACACCCCGGTAGGTGGCACCGATGAGCTCAAAGACGCCATCATTGCCAAGCTGCAGAGGGACAACGGTCTCTCCTACGAGCGCGGCGAGATC
The DNA window shown above is from Geomonas sp. RF6 and carries:
- the rsmD gene encoding 16S rRNA (guanine(966)-N(2))-methyltransferase RsmD → MAGGRAARGVAKVRIIAGVARGQKLNAPKGMRVRPTADRVKEALFSIIASRLGSFEGLRVLDIFAGTGNLGIEALSRGAGYALFIDSHRDSVTVLKQNLQQVKLAEKAKVLAQDAVAALRAASVTEAPFDLVLLDPPYRQGHAERVLEVLGASPLVSEETLVVAEFAKGETIPVSFGRLQEIDRRNYGDTVLSFLVLGTEETEPEPSEVE
- the coaD gene encoding pantetheine-phosphate adenylyltransferase, with translation MSPKIAVYPGSFDPITYGHLDIIERSLQVFDRVIVAVAINSTKKSLFSIEERTALLNEVLKDEPRVRVDSFSGLLVDYVNSQGAEVIVRGLRAVSDFEFEFQLAQMNRSLAQHIQTLFMMTSVPYSFLSSSIIKEVSSLNGSVDGMVPPLVKAALDAKFKR